Proteins from one Candidatus Omnitrophota bacterium genomic window:
- a CDS encoding glycosyltransferase produces MASVFLTIFSFLAVYPYFIYPLIIAIIYVVTFLRKNKDDNHVIISEFPKVSVLLSVYNEEGVVEDKIKNIFSLDYPQDKLELLVGSDGSSDNTNKIIHLFNDKRLHLFEFNDRRGKQQVLKDLFREAEGEIILITDANTIFDTKALLYIMPNFQDKHIGGVCGRLVLKKKDFQSNEYLQFYWTLENKLKSLESNVCSIMAVNGQIFALRKQLFQFGEEGLATEDQVLGMKIIENDYRLIFESRALAFEEIGDIWSEFERRIRISSGNFQSFFILKKLISFKKGFRSFCFWSHKVLRNLTPVFLFGFLISNSFLLQNNFLKILFIVQIIFYILTALCFLFKNLYHFTGPLKFFLSFAIMQLAIIFGFFRFIRREKLSIWEKQR; encoded by the coding sequence GTGGCATCAGTTTTTTTAACGATTTTTTCATTTTTGGCTGTTTATCCTTATTTTATTTATCCTCTGATTATAGCTATAATTTATGTGGTTACTTTTTTGAGAAAAAACAAGGATGATAACCATGTAATTATCTCGGAATTTCCAAAAGTCAGTGTTTTGCTTTCTGTGTATAATGAAGAAGGAGTGGTTGAGGATAAGATCAAGAATATATTTTCCTTGGATTATCCTCAAGACAAGCTCGAGTTGTTAGTAGGTTCCGATGGTTCTTCTGATAATACAAACAAAATCATTCATTTATTTAATGATAAAAGGCTGCACCTTTTTGAGTTTAATGACAGGAGGGGGAAGCAGCAGGTATTAAAAGACCTTTTTCGAGAAGCAGAAGGGGAAATCATTCTTATTACCGACGCAAATACTATTTTTGATACAAAGGCCTTATTATATATTATGCCGAATTTTCAAGATAAGCATATTGGAGGGGTTTGTGGTAGGCTAGTTTTGAAAAAGAAAGATTTTCAGTCTAATGAATATCTGCAATTTTATTGGACATTGGAAAACAAATTAAAATCTTTAGAGAGTAACGTTTGTAGTATAATGGCTGTAAATGGCCAGATTTTTGCTTTACGAAAACAGTTATTCCAGTTTGGCGAAGAAGGTTTAGCAACTGAAGATCAAGTCTTAGGCATGAAAATAATTGAAAATGATTACAGGCTTATTTTTGAATCTCGCGCTTTGGCTTTTGAAGAAATAGGAGATATTTGGTCGGAGTTTGAGAGAAGAATTAGGATTAGCTCTGGTAACTTTCAATCCTTCTTTATTTTGAAAAAGCTTATTTCTTTTAAAAAGGGATTTAGGTCTTTCTGTTTTTGGTCTCATAAAGTTTTGCGTAACTTAACTCCAGTGTTCTTATTTGGTTTTTTAATTTCAAACAGTTTTCTTCTGCAAAATAATTTTTTGAAAATCTTATTTATTGTCCAGATCATTTTCTATATTCTAACAGCCCTATGTTTTTTATTCAAAAATTTGTATCATTTTACCGGGCCTCTAAAGTTTTTTTTGTCTTTTGCGATTATGCAATTAGCAATAATATTCGGTTTTTTTAGGTTTATAAGAAGGGAAAAGCTGTCAATATGGGAGAAGCAGAGATAA
- a CDS encoding FkbM family methyltransferase produces MRSFIFFISVKIFSVIQKFFHEKFNINLPGFEFLYGNIKRDYILEVNGSQMYFNHKIARAYDRLVAGLWNEPETHLFLYRILSKITFEVDFIDVGACVGEFVIDMARHKKVKSVFAYEPVYEGCKSINLSCSINEFKNVNVSNIALANECKQAMFNYNLRAPGGSSIFEKFNKSYIVNCSTLDIQFPDYRFNCIILADCEGSEAVVLEGGSNFIRNNLPLIIFEYNDVSRKHFDLNKIQGILGDEYKIYRLNYSGYLDTNYNDTWNMVAVNLNSPFYPAVDLFIKGDK; encoded by the coding sequence GTGAGGAGTTTTATTTTTTTTATTTCTGTAAAGATATTCTCAGTAATTCAGAAGTTTTTTCACGAAAAGTTTAATATTAATTTACCGGGCTTTGAATTTCTTTATGGGAATATTAAGCGAGATTATATTTTGGAAGTAAATGGATCACAGATGTATTTTAATCATAAAATCGCAAGGGCCTATGACCGATTAGTGGCAGGTTTATGGAATGAACCAGAAACTCACCTGTTCCTCTACAGAATACTTAGTAAGATTACTTTTGAAGTTGATTTTATAGATGTTGGTGCTTGTGTTGGTGAATTTGTCATTGATATGGCGCGCCATAAGAAAGTTAAGTCTGTTTTTGCATATGAGCCAGTTTATGAAGGTTGTAAATCTATAAATTTAAGTTGCTCTATTAACGAATTCAAAAATGTGAATGTTTCGAACATTGCTTTGGCTAACGAATGTAAACAAGCTATGTTCAATTACAATTTACGGGCTCCCGGAGGTTCAAGTATTTTTGAAAAATTTAACAAATCTTATATTGTTAACTGCTCAACGTTAGATATTCAATTCCCCGATTATAGGTTTAATTGTATTATTTTAGCTGATTGCGAAGGATCAGAGGCTGTAGTTCTAGAAGGGGGTAGTAATTTTATAAGAAATAATTTACCATTAATTATCTTTGAATACAATGATGTAAGTAGAAAACATTTTGATTTAAATAAAATCCAGGGTATTCTCGGAGATGAATATAAGATATACCGCTTAAATTATTCTGGCTATTTAGATACTAATTATAATGATACTTGGAATATGGTCGCAGTTAATTTAAATTCTCCATTCTATCCAGCAGTTGATTTATTTATTAAAGGAGATAAATAG